In the Candidozyma auris chromosome 5, complete sequence genome, GATCGTCTGGATCCAGTGGTGAGAGATGACGATGTATTGAAAACACACTCTGATAGTTTTTCAGAATCCTTAAGGATACgtgaagatgagaaagtGATGACAGGACTTATCCTGGAGTATCATGCAGATATCTACAAAGGCGAAGATAATCGATCCGGGTTCTTTATAGACAAAGTCGAGGATTTATATGCACAAGAATACGAAGACAGGgcaaaaacttcaacaattccCACGAGCGATGTAACGGAGCCCTCTGATGACATTCTTCAGGACAATGTAATTGAGAGGATCAAAGAGCCTCAAAGCTTTGATCAATCAATCACAGGAGAGATCGAGAAGGGGTATGAGTCTATGAAGCAAAAATTTGCCATCAGTAACAGAAAAATCAATGATGTGGTTGAAGAGTCGGGTGAATATGCAGAGAGCCGTTTTAAAAGATCAATGCGaaacttgagaaagaaatgattttttctttataaATCGATTTACTTTTGAGTTATTACTCTTTTTATTTGTTCAGACTTTCTCTGGCCACCATACGACCCAATCATACTTAGTGATCATGACAAAGGAATTCTattttaaatttttttattcCTTTTTGTTTCTATGAAAATATAAACGGAAGGAAAGATAGACGTACTTCTGTCTCAGGAACACAGCTCGAAATTTCACCACTCTCGGGTGGTCTATACAGGTTGCATTTATCCGATCCGGTTCCGTGGAAGAGGTAAGATCTCGTTTTTCACCCTCAAATGAATACCCAATTCGAGCGACCACTTCAATTGCTTTCGGTAGATCGCGTATTCGAGTTCAAGTCGTCAGAAGTGCCTGACCCCTCGCTTTCACACTGAATCATTTGTTGGCTTACCCAAAACTCTCGCCCGCGCTTCTTGTTGTACGGTGTCTGCACATAACCACGCCAGCCCCTCGGTCTCGCTTATTACGATGTATATAACCGCACAAATTTCTGGCTCGTTGGGTGTAGCATATTTGACCGCAAAAAAATATTATATTCACTCACAATAACTTCTCGAGACACAAATTAATACAGAAATGTCAGCAATCTTGAAACAACGTGTCAGGTACGCACCATATTTGCAAAGGTTGAGAAAGCCTGAGGAATGTATTGAGTTGTTCAAACACGGGCAATACCTTGGATGGTCTGGCTTTACTGGTGTCGGAGCACCAAAGGTTGTTCCTGCTGCACTTGTTGACCATGTCGAGAACAACAGCTTACAAGGAAAATTTGCTTTTAATCTATTTGTGGGAGCATCTGCGGGACCCGAAGAGTCGAGATGGGCAGAAAATTCAATGATCATGCGCagatctcctcatcaagtGGGCAAGCCGATTGCTAAAGCCATCAATGACGGTAGGACAAAGTTTTTCGACAAGCATTTGTCGATGTTCCCACAAGACTTGACATACGGATTTTACACGAAGGATAAAAGCAATGACCTCCTCGACTATACCATAATCGAAGCCACGGCCATTAAAGAAGACGGCTCAATAGTGCCCGGTCCAGCTGTTGGCGCATCGCCAGAAATGCTTTCAGTATCTGATAAAATTATAATTGAAGTCAATACTAAAACGCCATCCTTTGAAGGGATTCATGACATTGATTTGCCTGTGAATCCTCCATTTAGAACCCCATACCCTCATGTGACTGCTGACTATAGAGTCGGCCGCACTTCCATTCCAGTTGACCCAGCTAAGGTAGTTGCAATTGTCGAGTCGACCACTCGTGACAAGGTCCCACCGAACACTCCATCTGATGCCACTTCGCAACAAATTGGGGCTCATTTAatagatttttttgagcATGAGGTGAAAATGGGGCGACTCCCAAAGAATTTGTTACCTTTACAATCTGGTATTGGCAATATAGCTAATGCCGTCGTTGAGGGCTTAGCAGAGTCTGATTTCAAGAATCTCACAGTGTGGACAGAAGTTTTACAAGATTCtttcttggacttctttgcttctggTAGCTTAGATTTCGCCACCGCTACTTCAATTCGTTTAACAGAAGCAGGTTTTGAACGATTCGATAAACACTGGGAGGAATTCTCTAAGAAACTTTGTCTCAGATCTCAGGTTGTTTCAAATTCGCCCGAAATTATTAGAAGACTAGGCGTTATCGCGATGAATACCCCAGTCGAAGTAGACATCTACGCGCACGCAAATTCAACGAATGTTATGGGTTCCAGGATGTTAAATGGTCTAGGTGGGTCGGCTGATTTTCTaagaaatgcaaaaatTTCTATAATGCACACACCCTCAGCTAGGCCATCGAAATCTGATCCCACTGGAGTGTCTTGCATTGTCCCATTTGCATCACATATTGATCAGACAGAGCACGACCTTGATATTGTCGTTACAGAGCAAGGTCTTGCAGATCTTAGAGGAATGTGCCCTAGAGAGCGAGCTGTTGAGATAATCAACAAGTGCGCACATCCTGACTACAAAGATCAATTACATGAGTATTTCGATAGAGCGCGCCATCATGCTGAAAGAGCGAAGTGCATGCATGAACCGCACATTTTGAGGGATGCCTTCAAAATGCATTTGAGCTTGCAAGAGAATGGCAGTATGAAGTTAAACTCATGGGATTGATCTTACTTGTATAGCAATAGATTTTCATTGTAACTTCCCTTAGTTAATGTGGTTTTCGTCGTGAGTCGATACCGCGATTTCAGCACGTGACAATGGTTTTTTCTAGAATTTTTCCGTGGCGATAGGTACTTAGATAGAACTGTAGCCAGTGTTTCCTTCAATCAATGATTCGACTGTCGAAATTTTTGCTACTTCGTCCTGCCATTAATCGCAGTTGTACTCTTAATTCATCGAGAGGTTTCACCTCTTCCTCGACAAGATGTATTAAATTCGACCCTTATCAAGTTTTAGGCGTTGATAAAAATGCTAGCTCATCAGACATAAAGAAAGCTTATTATCAGCTTGTCAAGAAGTATCATCCGGATGTGAACAAGGAAAAAGACTCCGAGAAGCGATTTCACAAGATTCAAGAGTCCTACGAATTACTTAGTGACAAAGAAAAGCGATCACAATACGACAAGTTCGGGGCAGCAGGCTTCGATTCAAATGGTAATACAAACCCTTTTGGAGGTAATCCATTTACTTCAAGAACCGGAAATCCTTTTGATGGTGCACAGGGCCACCCTTTTGGTGGAATgggttttgattttgaggatctcttcaagcaagCTTTCACAGGCGGAAACGCCAGGGGATCAAGCGGGACAGGTCAATCACCATTTGTCGCTAGACACGTTGGTGACAATATAGAGGTTCTCAAATCCATATCCTTTCATGATGCCGTATTTGGCACTAAAATTGACCTCAATTACAAGGCGATTGACTCGTGCACGGTCTGTTTAGGGTCtggtttgaagaaaggcaagaagaagagtacATGTCCCAGCTGTCATGGAACTGGCCAGAACACACATGTCATTGGTGGTTTTCACATGGCTTCCACCTGCCCAAATTGTTCGGGGTCTGGTGTGGTCATCAATAAGGCGGATGAATGTGGCAGCTGTCATGGAACGGGCGTGAAAGAACTTCCTCAGTCCAGATCAGTAGAATTGCCTTGTGGTATTGCTGATGGTTCACGTTTGAGGATTCCTGGTGGAGGAGATGCACCATTTGTAACAAAAGACCGTTATAACCAAATTGTGCATGGAGATCTTATCGTTCGTATTCATGTGAAGAAGGACCCCGTATTTTCGAGAAAGGATAATAACATCGTACTCTCACATGATATTTCAATGACTACAGCTGCTTTGGGTGGCGAGACAGTGGTACCAACGATTGATGGGGAGAATGTAAAATTGAGAATAAGGCCAGGAGTACAGTCGGGAAGAACGCTCACGGTTCCTCAAAAAGGTGTCCCAATCAATGGGAATAAGAATAATAGAGGTGACATGCTCATTAACCTCAATGTAAAGACTCCGG is a window encoding:
- the ACH1 gene encoding acetyl-CoA hydrolase, coding for MSAILKQRVRYAPYLQRLRKPEECIELFKHGQYLGWSGFTGVGAPKVVPAALVDHVENNSLQGKFAFNLFVGASAGPEESRWAENSMIMRRSPHQVGKPIAKAINDGRTKFFDKHLSMFPQDLTYGFYTKDKSNDLLDYTIIEATAIKEDGSIVPGPAVGASPEMLSVSDKIIIEVNTKTPSFEGIHDIDLPVNPPFRTPYPHVTADYRVGRTSIPVDPAKVVAIVESTTRDKVPPNTPSDATSQQIGAHLIDFFEHEVKMGRLPKNLLPLQSGIGNIANAVVEGLAESDFKNLTVWTEVLQDSFLDFFASGSLDFATATSIRLTEAGFERFDKHWEEFSKKLCLRSQVVSNSPEIIRRLGVIAMNTPVEVDIYAHANSTNVMGSRMLNGLGGSADFLRNAKISIMHTPSARPSKSDPTGVSCIVPFASHIDQTEHDLDIVVTEQGLADLRGMCPRERAVEIINKCAHPDYKDQLHEYFDRARHHAERAKCMHEPHILRDAFKMHLSLQENGSMKLNSWD
- the MDJ1 gene encoding Mdj1p; this encodes MIRSSKFLLLRPAINRSCTLNSSRGFTSSSTRCIKFDPYQVLGVDKNASSSDIKKAYYQLVKKYHPDVNKEKDSEKRFHKIQESYELLSDKEKRSQYDKFGAAGFDSNGNTNPFGGNPFTSRTGNPFDGAQGHPFGGMGFDFEDLFKQAFTGGNARGSSGTGQSPFVARHVGDNIEVLKSISFHDAVFGTKIDLNYKAIDSCTVCLGSGLKKGKKKSTCPSCHGTGQNTHVIGGFHMASTCPNCSGSGVVINKADECGSCHGTGVKELPQSRSVELPCGIADGSRLRIPGGGDAPFVTKDRYNQIVHGDLIVRIHVKKDPVFSRKDNNIVLSHDISMTTAALGGETVVPTIDGENVKLRIRPGVQSGRTLTVPQKGVPINGNKNNRGDMLINLNVKTPVPQTELQKALLQALADSFNDMNAQKSNGHSPLNQENEDKGATEIQDDEPHSSKLDSIKKTLGKFFKFKDDKFSS